One Ostrea edulis chromosome 2, xbOstEdul1.1, whole genome shotgun sequence genomic region harbors:
- the LOC125678995 gene encoding uncharacterized protein LOC125678995 isoform X3 — protein MTSKTKDDKHLQLLRKESKKLYSDVEDLENALILHNRFQESEETSIRGIIRKEVGGSRWEHGGVGKMNSYRGAKDLNKGNSEQRKAGAQNAKKGGRSQPLQRGNSDKNLGIESKQLGVTHKTSDESLPSQNGVKPRDKDQILADTKEKGNKKLQREHRETAIVPDSSSVDKMSVMKAKVIEKASSKVIWRKKGTKTDTSDSESKFDVTHTDTLSKAEVKKNAGDRKFDVVAGNVGEKAPSKDIKSRDLIAQKGNVKPSRELQTEIKKESPKQTNRIDPELFKTRSKSTPETSNVQLTESFSNNLNSNSAYSNSSQNSQSGVHTREKDSNSSHSKVKCDPSVHLWLRRLALLEEDKYIDMFARNEIDISVLVTLDEKQLEKMGVLALGAMKKLLAGIEELKQQEKKYKVSLHANTEKSSPNTIVTDSVQSRASNKSVKNDGDLKTNKSVEGLSIKDSVKPVPSDNSTDSKDNSQEQVSIKLGASVKRSNNMRPQSDAKSSSQQTSGSESQKGSQNNDKTSSRPKDSVSTRSKPSKGVLIAERPQSAKVKNKKTKSGPNLPRAKSADLSNKRATELANKKAEEGIKAAMKRRKYKQEAPEERLLKEQKKSSRDEMAARHIKREKKRREESMERKQQEETDRQIREMETSEEESEEDTLEELVKVINYNNTVRSTPTVEETTHTPSALPPRRPLYRPNPSKPPLRQSMAVPVSSRHLHHESLGLVSNRVMSSRHSYSSRTNTVKDIEKQIDTLTKKAMAGDTVTMDLVKDLQKRLDELETQIRSPVDSVFPRSQRSKSRNVGQGGGDNVDGGQMSRTQTGSLSKGDHFEELKQERKQHRNELRQLKSELSRMRHNDPIRSVEISIKDLEYDESDVMGEGSFSMVYHGLYQGSDVAIKQLKLPLSPHDRNYFAAEVNLLKDLRHPRVVLLMGVCTSERLPLMVLEYMAKGTLHQRLHDTISPSLDHAEFFRYAHDIALGMNYLHQHKPTVLHLDLKSMNVLLCADNRAKIADFGFSKFRHDAHQKATKVSKSKPVQGSPCWTAPELLETGDITAKADVYSFAIVLWEMLTRKQPYEDCSVYQVLEKIRTNKRPEIPESCPEQLASFIRQCWDPLPTRRPPFRDILVKLDNMTFPPEWQALFKEAGIPPVALEDVQSARTIISLVSNTLDTENVRTLVQDIRVSHDSNVPTTESLTLCIPDDNPTPRPKSSPDSDSSEDSLSFSYNLAEKNLGLSSPNHKPVMEVSGNVDLSLNLKALDSDRIPVVLEPVKSTENIVISSSKSPTCNQQTATQRPSVTRISLNAETLNKQKDRLRVSNQHDSARKQSPKSEKTPDTASGKEGIAIEESSTKTPKPTPRSLKGAAPQSLQDELKLRLSSGVPLKSSTDEAPEGNKLLISSGEKDSGLSPTSKQRAPASVNSKTSPYTGTSARQSDTLEEELEEILEEIVEADGMDEDSLEEMPLRDSLETDEGLLKNKSNSFTVVTDTNTVSVKSKNGSILEELNSKFYDAKKVKVIGQQAGPPLSLGTARQSIEAWVEERDRLDSARSDRSRKRTPPSKQQHDTCVSNTYTLLVWR, from the exons ATGACATCCAAAACCAAAGACGACAAACA TTTGCAGTTGCTGCGTAAAGAGAGTAAGAAGCTGTACAGTGATGTGGAGGATCTGGAGAATGCCCTGATACTACATAACAGATTCCAAGAGAGTGAAGAAACTAGCATCAGAGGAATTATCag GAAAGAAGTAGGAGGATCAAGATGGGAGCATGGTGGTGTTGGAAAAATGAACAGTTATAGAGGAGCAAAAGACCTCAATAAAGGAAACTCAGAGCAGAGGAAGGCTGGAGCCCAGAATGCCAAAAAGGGAGGCAGGTCACAGCCCCTACAGAGAGGAAACAGTGATAAAAACCTAGGTATTGAAAGTAAGCAGTTAGGTGTCACTCATAAAACATCAGACGAAAGTCTACCATCACAGAATGGCGTCAAACCGAGAGACAAAGACCAAATTCTGGCGGACACTAAAGAAAAGGGCAACAAAAAGCTGCAGAGGGAGCACAGAGAGACGGCTATTGTTCCAGATTCATCTTCTGTGGACAAAATGTCAGTGATGAAAGCCAAGGTGATAGAGAAGGCAAGCTCTAAAGTCATCTGGAGGAAAAAGGGCACAAAGACAGATACTTCTGACAGTGAATCTAAGTTTGATGTTACACACACTGACACATTATCCAAAGCTGAAGTGAAGAAGAATGCAGGAGATCGTAAATTTGATGTTGTGGCTGGTAATGTTGGCGAAAAAGCTCCAAGTAAAGATATAAAAAGCAGAGACTTGATAGCTCAGAAAGGAAATGTAAAACCATCAAGAGAGTTACAAACTGAAATCAAGAAGGAATCACCTAAACAAACCAACAGGATTGATCCCGAACTGTTCAAAACAAGAAGCAAGTCTACTCCAGAAACTTCCAATGTGCAACTGACTGAATCTTTCAGCAACAACTTAAATTCCAATTCTGCATATTCAAATTCTAGTCAAAATTCACAAAGTGGCGTACATACGAGGGAAAAAGACAGTAATTCAAGTCATTCAAAAGTGAAATGTGACCCCAGTGTTCATTTGTGGTTAAGGAGGCTAGCCCTTCTGGAGGAAGACAAATATATTGACATGTTTGCAAGAAATGAAATTGACATAAGTGTATTAGTTACATTGGATGAGAAACAACTGGAGAAGATGGGTGTTTTGGCACTAGGGGCAATGAAGAAACTTTTAGCTGGAATTGAAGAATTAAAACAGcaagaaaagaaatataaagtATCACTACATGCTAACACTGAGAAATCTAGTCCCAATACAATCGTCACTGACAGTGTTCAGAGCAGGgcatcaaataaatctgtaaaaAATGATGGTGACTTAAAAACTAACAAAAGTGTAGAGGGTTTAAGTATAAAAGACTCTGTGAAGCCTGTACCTTCTGATAATTCCACAGACAGCAAAGACAATTCACAGGAGCAGGTATCCATAAAACTCGGTGCCTCAGTGAAGAGATCCAACAACATGAGGCCACAATCTGATGCTAAATCTTCCTCTCAGCAAACTTCTGGAAGCGAATCTCAAAAGGGATCACAGAACAATGATAAAACCAGTTCAAGACCAAAAGACAGTGTATCAACCAGGTCAAAACCCAGCAAAGGGGTTCTCATCGCCGAAAGACCTCAGAGTGCCaaagtcaaaaataaaaaaacaaaatcagGACCAAACCTTCCCAGGGCAAAGTCTGCAGACCTGTCTAACAAAAGGGCAACAGAATTAGCGAATAAAAAGGCAGAGGAAG GCATCAAAGCAGccatgaaaagaagaaaatacaaacaggagGCCCCAGAGGAGAGATTGCTGAAGGAACAGAAAAAGTCCAGCAGGGATGAAATGGCTGCCAGGCACATAAAGAGGGAGAAGAAAAGG AGGGAAGAATCAATGGAGAGAAAGCAACAGGAAGAAACGGATAGACAGATCCGGGAGATGGAGACATCAGAGGAAGAGAGTGAGGAGGACACATTAGAGGAACTGGTCAAGGTCATCAACTATAACAATACAGTCAGGTCAACTCCAA caGTGGAAGAAACTACGCACACACCATCTGCTCTCCCCCCAAGACGGCCCCTGTATCGTCCAAACCCTTCAAAACCCCCGCTCAGACAAAGTATGGCTGTTCCGGTCAGTTCACGCCATCTTCATCATGAAAGCCTAG GTCTCGTTTCCAACAGGGTAATGTCCAGTAGACATTCTTACAGCTCCAGGACTAACACGGTCAAGGACATCGAAAAACAG ATTGACACTCTGACAAAGAAAGCCATGGCTGGGGACACAGTTACCATGGATTTAGTAAAAGATCTTCAGAAACGTCTTGATGAATTAGAAACTCAAATCAGAAGCCCAGTGGACAGCGTATTCCCTAGGAGTCAGAGATCAAAGAGCAGAAATGTGGGTCAGGGTGGTGGAGATAATGTGGATggaggtcaaatgtcaaggacACAAACTGGGTCTCTGAGTAAAGGAGACCATTTTGAGGAACTAAAGCAAGAAAGGAAACAGCACCGTAACGAGCTCAGACAGCTAAAATCAGAACTGAGTCGAATGAGACACAATGATCCGATTCGCTCTGTGGAGATCAGCATAAAGGATCTAGAATACGATGAGTCCG ATGTGATGGGAGAAGGATCCTTTTCCATGGTGTACCACGGTCTGTATCAGGGCTCCGATGTCGCCATAAAGCAGTTAAAACTTCCTCTCTCCCCGCACGACCGCAACTACTTCGCAGCAGAG GTGAATCTTTTGAAAGATCTGCGACATCCTCGAGTGGTGCTGCTAATGGGAGTGTGCACCTCCGAACGCCTCCCACTAATGGTTCTGGAGTACATGGCTAAAGGAACGCTGCACCAGAGACTACACGACACAATCAG CCCCTCGCTGGACCACGCCGAGTTCTTTCGATATGCCCATGATATTGCTCTGGGTATGAACTATCTTCACCAACACAAGCCCACTGTCCTACACCTGGACCTGAAGTCTATGAATGTTCTATTGTGTGCAGACAACAGAGCCAAGATAGCAGATTTTGGATTCTCAAAATTCAG GCATGATGCACATCAGAAGGCAACTAAAGTCTCTAAGAGTAAGCCAGTTCAGGGCTCCCCCTGTTGGACGGCACCAGAGTTACTAGAGACAGGGGACATAACTGCAAAGGCCGATGTCTACAGCTTTGCCATTGTCCTGTGGGAAATGTTGACTAGGAAACAGCCATATGAGGACTGCTCTGTGTATCAG GTTCTGGAAAAGATCCGTACAAACAAAAGACCCGAGATCCCTGAGTCCTGTCCAGAACAACTGGCCAGCTTCATCAGACAATGCTGGGACCCCCTCCCTACCAGGAGACCGCCATTCAGG GACATCCTAGTTAAACTGGACAACATGACCTTTCCACCCGAGTGGCAGGCCCTATTTAAAGAAGCAGGAATTCCCCCTGTGGCTCTGGAGGATGTCCAGTCAGCTCGCACCATCATCAGTCTCGTCAGCAACACCCTGGATACAGAAAACGTACGCACACTTGTTCAGGACATCAGAGTGTCACATGACAGTAATGTCCCCACGACAGAAAGTCTTACCCTGTGTATCCCGGATGACAACCCCACTCCCCGTCCAAAATCTAGTCCAGACTCCGACAGTTCAGAGGACAGCCTTTCATTTTCCTACAATCTTGCCGAGAAAAATCTAGGTCTGTCATCTCCAAATCACAAACCAGTTATGGAAGTGAGTGGTAACGTGGATTTAAGTTTAAATCTGAAGGCTTTGGACAGTGACAGGATACCAGTGGTACTCGAACCAGTGAAATCTACGGAAAATATTGTCATCAGCAGTTCAAAGTCGCCAACATGCAACCAGCAGACAGCTACACAGAGGCCTAGTGTCACGAGAATATCACTAAATGCAGAGACTCTAAACAAGCAAAAGGACAGATTGAGAGTTTCAAATCAGCACGATTCTGCCAGGAAACAGTCTCCAAAATCTGAAAAGACTCCAGACACTGCGTCAGGAAAAGAGGGAATTGCCATCGAAGAAAGTTCTACCAAAACTCCAAAGCCAACGCCGCGATCATTGAAAGGTGCAGCACCTCAGTCGCTACAAGACGAACTTAAGCTGAGGTTGAGTAGTGGCGTTCCGCTGAAATCAAGCACAGACGAGGCACCAGAGGGAAACAAACTTTTAATTAGTTCAGGAGAAAAAGACAGTGGTTTATCACCCACAAGTAAGCAGAGAGCCCCAGCTTCAGTCAACTCAAAGACCTCTCCATATACTGGTACAAGTGCGAGACAGAGTGACACATTGGAAGAGGAGCTTGAGGAGATTCTTGAGGAGATTGTGGAAGCAGACGGCATGGATGAGGACAGTCTCGAGGAGATGCCTCTTAGGGACAGTCTAGAAACTGATGAAGGACTGCTTAAAAATAAGTCAAATTCTTTCACTGTGGTCACAGACACTAACACTGTTTCAGTCAAAAGCAAAAATGGATCTATATTAGAGGAGCTCAATTCCAAATTCTATGATGCCAAGAAGGTCAAGGTGATAGGGCAGCAGGCCGGTCCTCCTTTATCCCTAGGAACAGCCAGGCAGAGTATTGAGGCGTGGGTGGAGGAGAGGGACAGACTGGACAGTGCTAGAAGTGACCGCTCCAGAAAGAGGACACCACCATCAAAG CAACAGCACGACACCTGTGTGTCCAATACTTACACTCTTCTCGTCTGGAGATAA
- the LOC125678995 gene encoding uncharacterized protein LOC125678995 isoform X2, which translates to MTSKTKDDKHLQLLRKESKKLYSDVEDLENALILHNRFQESEETSIRGIIRKEVGGSRWEHGGVGKMNSYRGAKDLNKGNSEQRKAGAQNAKKGGRSQPLQRGNSDKNLGIESKQLGVTHKTSDESLPSQNGVKPRDKDQILADTKEKGNKKLQREHRETAIVPDSSSVDKMSVMKAKVIEKASSKVIWRKKGTKTDTSDSESKFDVTHTDTLSKAEVKKNAGDRKFDVVAGNVGEKAPSKDIKSRDLIAQKGNVKPSRELQTEIKKESPKQTNRIDPELFKTRSKSTPETSNVQLTESFSNNLNSNSAYSNSSQNSQSGVHTREKDSNSSHSKVKCDPSVHLWLRRLALLEEDKYIDMFARNEIDISVLVTLDEKQLEKMGVLALGAMKKLLAGIEELKQQEKKYKVSLHANTEKSSPNTIVTDSVQSRASNKSVKNDGDLKTNKSVEGLSIKDSVKPVPSDNSTDSKDNSQEQVSIKLGASVKRSNNMRPQSDAKSSSQQTSGSESQKGSQNNDKTSSRPKDSVSTRSKPSKGVLIAERPQSAKVKNKKTKSGPNLPRAKSADLSNKRATELANKKAEEGIKAAMKRRKYKQEAPEERLLKEQKKSSRDEMAARHIKREKKRREESMERKQQEETDRQIREMETSEEESEEDTLEELVKVINYNNTVRSTPMEETTHTPSALPPRRPLYRPNPSKPPLRQSMAVPVSSRHLHHESLGLVSNRVMSSRHSYSSRTNTVKDIEKQIDTLTKKAMAGDTVTMDLVKDLQKRLDELETQIRSPVDSVFPRSQRSKSRNVGQGGGDNVDGGQMSRTQTGSLSKGDHFEELKQERKQHRNELRQLKSELSRMRHNDPIRSVEISIKDLEYDESDVMGEGSFSMVYHGLYQGSDVAIKQLKLPLSPHDRNYFAAEVNLLKDLRHPRVVLLMGVCTSERLPLMVLEYMAKGTLHQRLHDTISPSLDHAEFFRYAHDIALGMNYLHQHKPTVLHLDLKSMNVLLCADNRAKIADFGFSKFRHDAHQKATKVSKSKPVQGSPCWTAPELLETGDITAKADVYSFAIVLWEMLTRKQPYEDCSVYQVLEKIRTNKRPEIPESCPEQLASFIRQCWDPLPTRRPPFRDILVKLDNMTFPPEWQALFKEAGIPPVALEDVQSARTIISLVSNTLDTENVRTLVQDIRVSHDSNVPTTESLTLCIPDDNPTPRPKSSPDSDSSEDSLSFSYNLAEKNLGLSSPNHKPVMEVSGNVDLSLNLKALDSDRIPVVLEPVKSTENIVISSSKSPTCNQQTATQRPSVTRISLNAETLNKQKDRLRVSNQHDSARKQSPKSEKTPDTASGKEGIAIEESSTKTPKPTPRSLKGAAPQSLQDELKLRLSSGVPLKSSTDEAPEGNKLLISSGEKDSGLSPTSKQRAPASVNSKTSPYTGTSARQSDTLEEELEEILEEIVEADGMDEDSLEEMPLRDSLETDEGLLKNKSNSFTVVTDTNTVSVKSKNGSILEELNSKFYDAKKVKVIGQQAGPPLSLGTARQSIEAWVEERDRLDSARSDRSRKRTPPSKVVPPPILIPENPPPPPPPPPPPPPLPIHDLQGPPTSTKTGFSVVSPSQSPLKNPVFPSTPSRRKHPVKSEAELRTKFTSENTGFMVKSMDLREQKEMLLPTDDPHPYQLQDLSQVSKGTISSIAEILKQAVSSRRMAMKEDTYSPAHSVASSWSCVDD; encoded by the exons ATGACATCCAAAACCAAAGACGACAAACA TTTGCAGTTGCTGCGTAAAGAGAGTAAGAAGCTGTACAGTGATGTGGAGGATCTGGAGAATGCCCTGATACTACATAACAGATTCCAAGAGAGTGAAGAAACTAGCATCAGAGGAATTATCag GAAAGAAGTAGGAGGATCAAGATGGGAGCATGGTGGTGTTGGAAAAATGAACAGTTATAGAGGAGCAAAAGACCTCAATAAAGGAAACTCAGAGCAGAGGAAGGCTGGAGCCCAGAATGCCAAAAAGGGAGGCAGGTCACAGCCCCTACAGAGAGGAAACAGTGATAAAAACCTAGGTATTGAAAGTAAGCAGTTAGGTGTCACTCATAAAACATCAGACGAAAGTCTACCATCACAGAATGGCGTCAAACCGAGAGACAAAGACCAAATTCTGGCGGACACTAAAGAAAAGGGCAACAAAAAGCTGCAGAGGGAGCACAGAGAGACGGCTATTGTTCCAGATTCATCTTCTGTGGACAAAATGTCAGTGATGAAAGCCAAGGTGATAGAGAAGGCAAGCTCTAAAGTCATCTGGAGGAAAAAGGGCACAAAGACAGATACTTCTGACAGTGAATCTAAGTTTGATGTTACACACACTGACACATTATCCAAAGCTGAAGTGAAGAAGAATGCAGGAGATCGTAAATTTGATGTTGTGGCTGGTAATGTTGGCGAAAAAGCTCCAAGTAAAGATATAAAAAGCAGAGACTTGATAGCTCAGAAAGGAAATGTAAAACCATCAAGAGAGTTACAAACTGAAATCAAGAAGGAATCACCTAAACAAACCAACAGGATTGATCCCGAACTGTTCAAAACAAGAAGCAAGTCTACTCCAGAAACTTCCAATGTGCAACTGACTGAATCTTTCAGCAACAACTTAAATTCCAATTCTGCATATTCAAATTCTAGTCAAAATTCACAAAGTGGCGTACATACGAGGGAAAAAGACAGTAATTCAAGTCATTCAAAAGTGAAATGTGACCCCAGTGTTCATTTGTGGTTAAGGAGGCTAGCCCTTCTGGAGGAAGACAAATATATTGACATGTTTGCAAGAAATGAAATTGACATAAGTGTATTAGTTACATTGGATGAGAAACAACTGGAGAAGATGGGTGTTTTGGCACTAGGGGCAATGAAGAAACTTTTAGCTGGAATTGAAGAATTAAAACAGcaagaaaagaaatataaagtATCACTACATGCTAACACTGAGAAATCTAGTCCCAATACAATCGTCACTGACAGTGTTCAGAGCAGGgcatcaaataaatctgtaaaaAATGATGGTGACTTAAAAACTAACAAAAGTGTAGAGGGTTTAAGTATAAAAGACTCTGTGAAGCCTGTACCTTCTGATAATTCCACAGACAGCAAAGACAATTCACAGGAGCAGGTATCCATAAAACTCGGTGCCTCAGTGAAGAGATCCAACAACATGAGGCCACAATCTGATGCTAAATCTTCCTCTCAGCAAACTTCTGGAAGCGAATCTCAAAAGGGATCACAGAACAATGATAAAACCAGTTCAAGACCAAAAGACAGTGTATCAACCAGGTCAAAACCCAGCAAAGGGGTTCTCATCGCCGAAAGACCTCAGAGTGCCaaagtcaaaaataaaaaaacaaaatcagGACCAAACCTTCCCAGGGCAAAGTCTGCAGACCTGTCTAACAAAAGGGCAACAGAATTAGCGAATAAAAAGGCAGAGGAAG GCATCAAAGCAGccatgaaaagaagaaaatacaaacaggagGCCCCAGAGGAGAGATTGCTGAAGGAACAGAAAAAGTCCAGCAGGGATGAAATGGCTGCCAGGCACATAAAGAGGGAGAAGAAAAGG AGGGAAGAATCAATGGAGAGAAAGCAACAGGAAGAAACGGATAGACAGATCCGGGAGATGGAGACATCAGAGGAAGAGAGTGAGGAGGACACATTAGAGGAACTGGTCAAGGTCATCAACTATAACAATACAGTCAGGTCAACTCCAA TGGAAGAAACTACGCACACACCATCTGCTCTCCCCCCAAGACGGCCCCTGTATCGTCCAAACCCTTCAAAACCCCCGCTCAGACAAAGTATGGCTGTTCCGGTCAGTTCACGCCATCTTCATCATGAAAGCCTAG GTCTCGTTTCCAACAGGGTAATGTCCAGTAGACATTCTTACAGCTCCAGGACTAACACGGTCAAGGACATCGAAAAACAG ATTGACACTCTGACAAAGAAAGCCATGGCTGGGGACACAGTTACCATGGATTTAGTAAAAGATCTTCAGAAACGTCTTGATGAATTAGAAACTCAAATCAGAAGCCCAGTGGACAGCGTATTCCCTAGGAGTCAGAGATCAAAGAGCAGAAATGTGGGTCAGGGTGGTGGAGATAATGTGGATggaggtcaaatgtcaaggacACAAACTGGGTCTCTGAGTAAAGGAGACCATTTTGAGGAACTAAAGCAAGAAAGGAAACAGCACCGTAACGAGCTCAGACAGCTAAAATCAGAACTGAGTCGAATGAGACACAATGATCCGATTCGCTCTGTGGAGATCAGCATAAAGGATCTAGAATACGATGAGTCCG ATGTGATGGGAGAAGGATCCTTTTCCATGGTGTACCACGGTCTGTATCAGGGCTCCGATGTCGCCATAAAGCAGTTAAAACTTCCTCTCTCCCCGCACGACCGCAACTACTTCGCAGCAGAG GTGAATCTTTTGAAAGATCTGCGACATCCTCGAGTGGTGCTGCTAATGGGAGTGTGCACCTCCGAACGCCTCCCACTAATGGTTCTGGAGTACATGGCTAAAGGAACGCTGCACCAGAGACTACACGACACAATCAG CCCCTCGCTGGACCACGCCGAGTTCTTTCGATATGCCCATGATATTGCTCTGGGTATGAACTATCTTCACCAACACAAGCCCACTGTCCTACACCTGGACCTGAAGTCTATGAATGTTCTATTGTGTGCAGACAACAGAGCCAAGATAGCAGATTTTGGATTCTCAAAATTCAG GCATGATGCACATCAGAAGGCAACTAAAGTCTCTAAGAGTAAGCCAGTTCAGGGCTCCCCCTGTTGGACGGCACCAGAGTTACTAGAGACAGGGGACATAACTGCAAAGGCCGATGTCTACAGCTTTGCCATTGTCCTGTGGGAAATGTTGACTAGGAAACAGCCATATGAGGACTGCTCTGTGTATCAG GTTCTGGAAAAGATCCGTACAAACAAAAGACCCGAGATCCCTGAGTCCTGTCCAGAACAACTGGCCAGCTTCATCAGACAATGCTGGGACCCCCTCCCTACCAGGAGACCGCCATTCAGG GACATCCTAGTTAAACTGGACAACATGACCTTTCCACCCGAGTGGCAGGCCCTATTTAAAGAAGCAGGAATTCCCCCTGTGGCTCTGGAGGATGTCCAGTCAGCTCGCACCATCATCAGTCTCGTCAGCAACACCCTGGATACAGAAAACGTACGCACACTTGTTCAGGACATCAGAGTGTCACATGACAGTAATGTCCCCACGACAGAAAGTCTTACCCTGTGTATCCCGGATGACAACCCCACTCCCCGTCCAAAATCTAGTCCAGACTCCGACAGTTCAGAGGACAGCCTTTCATTTTCCTACAATCTTGCCGAGAAAAATCTAGGTCTGTCATCTCCAAATCACAAACCAGTTATGGAAGTGAGTGGTAACGTGGATTTAAGTTTAAATCTGAAGGCTTTGGACAGTGACAGGATACCAGTGGTACTCGAACCAGTGAAATCTACGGAAAATATTGTCATCAGCAGTTCAAAGTCGCCAACATGCAACCAGCAGACAGCTACACAGAGGCCTAGTGTCACGAGAATATCACTAAATGCAGAGACTCTAAACAAGCAAAAGGACAGATTGAGAGTTTCAAATCAGCACGATTCTGCCAGGAAACAGTCTCCAAAATCTGAAAAGACTCCAGACACTGCGTCAGGAAAAGAGGGAATTGCCATCGAAGAAAGTTCTACCAAAACTCCAAAGCCAACGCCGCGATCATTGAAAGGTGCAGCACCTCAGTCGCTACAAGACGAACTTAAGCTGAGGTTGAGTAGTGGCGTTCCGCTGAAATCAAGCACAGACGAGGCACCAGAGGGAAACAAACTTTTAATTAGTTCAGGAGAAAAAGACAGTGGTTTATCACCCACAAGTAAGCAGAGAGCCCCAGCTTCAGTCAACTCAAAGACCTCTCCATATACTGGTACAAGTGCGAGACAGAGTGACACATTGGAAGAGGAGCTTGAGGAGATTCTTGAGGAGATTGTGGAAGCAGACGGCATGGATGAGGACAGTCTCGAGGAGATGCCTCTTAGGGACAGTCTAGAAACTGATGAAGGACTGCTTAAAAATAAGTCAAATTCTTTCACTGTGGTCACAGACACTAACACTGTTTCAGTCAAAAGCAAAAATGGATCTATATTAGAGGAGCTCAATTCCAAATTCTATGATGCCAAGAAGGTCAAGGTGATAGGGCAGCAGGCCGGTCCTCCTTTATCCCTAGGAACAGCCAGGCAGAGTATTGAGGCGTGGGTGGAGGAGAGGGACAGACTGGACAGTGCTAGAAGTGACCGCTCCAGAAAGAGGACACCACCATCAAAGGTTGTACCACCTCCTATACTGATCCCCGAAAACCCGCCCCCACCACCtccccctcctcctcctcccCCACCCTTACCCATCCATGATCTACAAGGGCCACCCACCTCCACAAAGACAGGGTTCTCAGTGGTCTCCCCTTCACAGTCTCCTCTAAAAAACCCAGTCTTCCCTTCTACTCCGTCTCGCCGGAAGCACCCTGTAAAATCAGAGGCAGAGCTGAGGACCAAATTCACCTCAGAAAATACCGGATTTATGGTGAAGTCCATGGATTTACGAGAACAGAAAGAGATGTTACTGCCAACAGACGACCCTCATCCTTATCAACTGCAGGACTTAAGCCAAGTCAGCAAGGGTACAATATCATCCATAGCAGAAATACTGAAACAG GCTGTTTCCAGCAGACGGATGGCAATGAAAGAAGACACATATAGCCCTGCCCACTCTGTGGCCAGCAGCTGGTCTTGTGTGGATGATTGA